The following proteins are co-located in the Sphingomonas panacis genome:
- a CDS encoding YbjQ family protein — MLVTTTETVPGHAVRATLGQVFGVVVRSRGLGGNITASLRSIIGGEIPEYTRLIEETRRHAIDRMVQNATLMGANAVVMMRFDSGAIAQSMNEVVAYGTAVILDPAPE, encoded by the coding sequence ATGCTCGTCACCACCACCGAAACCGTCCCCGGTCACGCCGTTCGCGCCACACTCGGCCAGGTGTTCGGCGTTGTCGTGCGCAGCCGGGGGCTGGGTGGCAACATCACCGCGAGCCTGCGCTCGATCATCGGCGGGGAGATCCCGGAATATACCCGGTTGATCGAGGAGACGCGGCGCCATGCGATCGACCGGATGGTGCAGAACGCGACCCTGATGGGCGCCAATGCCGTCGTGATGATGCGCTTCGACTCGGGGGCGATCGCGCAGTCGATGAACGAGGTGGTGGCGTATGGCACCGCCGTCATCCTCGATCCGGCGCCCGAGTGA
- the zapE gene encoding cell division protein ZapE: MGNVLARYNALVASGELRVDAEQAAVAARLDSLAAELQAVPKRGSTLWKLLGRKPDPVRGLYIWGGVGRGKSMLMDLFFDSLAIRRKRRVHFSEFMLEVHRRIAAERAKEVGDPIIPAARAIAEETRVLAFDEIMVTNSPDAMILSRLFTQLLAEGVTVVTTSNRHPSDLYKNGLNREHFLPFIDLIAQKMDVLTLNGPVDYRRDRLGKIDTWLVPNGPKATALLSGDFFRLTDFPVEDRAHVPAEDIPVEGGRTLHVPKSIKGVAVFSFKRLCGEARGAADYLAVARRYHTVILVGIPKLGPENRNEAARFVALIDALYEHKVKLLAAADAAPDQLYERGDGHFEFERTVSRLEEMQSDDYLAQGHGSAGAA; this comes from the coding sequence ATGGGTAACGTTCTCGCCCGGTACAATGCGCTCGTCGCCTCGGGCGAGTTGCGGGTCGATGCCGAGCAGGCGGCGGTGGCGGCGCGGCTCGATTCGCTTGCGGCCGAACTCCAGGCGGTGCCGAAGCGCGGCTCGACGCTGTGGAAGCTGCTTGGGCGCAAGCCCGATCCGGTGCGCGGGCTGTACATCTGGGGCGGGGTCGGGCGCGGCAAGTCGATGCTGATGGACCTGTTCTTCGACAGCCTCGCGATCCGTCGCAAGCGCCGCGTGCATTTCAGCGAATTCATGCTCGAAGTGCATCGCCGAATCGCCGCCGAGCGCGCCAAGGAGGTCGGCGACCCGATCATCCCCGCCGCGCGCGCGATCGCCGAGGAAACGCGGGTGCTCGCGTTCGACGAGATCATGGTGACCAACAGCCCCGACGCGATGATCCTGTCGCGGCTGTTCACGCAATTGCTCGCCGAGGGCGTGACGGTGGTGACGACATCGAACCGGCACCCGAGCGACCTCTACAAGAACGGTCTCAACCGCGAGCATTTCCTGCCTTTCATCGACCTGATCGCGCAGAAGATGGACGTGCTGACGCTCAACGGTCCCGTGGATTACCGGCGCGACCGGCTCGGCAAGATCGATACCTGGCTGGTGCCAAACGGCCCCAAGGCGACGGCGCTGCTGTCGGGCGATTTCTTCCGGCTGACCGACTTTCCGGTCGAGGACCGCGCGCATGTGCCGGCCGAGGACATTCCGGTCGAGGGCGGGCGCACGCTGCATGTGCCCAAGAGCATCAAGGGTGTCGCGGTGTTCTCGTTCAAGCGGCTGTGCGGCGAGGCGCGCGGGGCGGCGGATTATCTCGCGGTGGCGCGGCGCTATCATACCGTGATCCTCGTCGGCATCCCCAAGCTCGGGCCGGAGAACCGCAACGAGGCGGCGCGCTTCGTCGCGCTGATCGACGCTTTGTACGAGCATAAGGTCAAGCTGCTCGCGGCGGCGGATGCGGCGCCGGACCAGTTGTACGAGCGCGGCGACGGCCACTTCGAGTTCGAGCGGACGGTGAGCCGGCTGGAGGAGATGCAGTCGGACGACTATCTCGCGCAGGGGCATGGTTCGGCGGGCGCGGCGTAA
- a CDS encoding succinate dehydrogenase iron-sulfur subunit, whose translation MAEFFLPANSKPKATGKVHKAAAEAKRVKTFKIYRYDPDLGENPRYDTFEIDLDTCGPMVLDALIKMKSEQDSSLTFRRSCREGICGSCAMNMDGKNGLACTTAIEDIKGDIRITPLPHMDVIKDLVPDFTHFYAQYSSIKPWLQTVTPNPGKERLQSPEDREKLDGLYECILCACCSTSCPSYWWNSDKFLGPAILLQAYRWLADSRDEMTGERLDQLEDPFRLYRCHTIMNCANVCPKGLNPAKAIAEIKKMEAERVL comes from the coding sequence ATGGCCGAATTCTTCCTTCCCGCGAACAGCAAGCCCAAGGCGACCGGCAAGGTCCACAAGGCGGCTGCGGAGGCGAAGCGCGTCAAGACCTTCAAGATCTACCGCTACGATCCCGATCTCGGCGAAAACCCGCGCTACGACACGTTCGAGATCGATCTCGACACGTGCGGCCCGATGGTGCTCGACGCGCTGATCAAGATGAAGTCCGAACAGGATTCGTCGCTGACCTTCCGCCGGTCGTGCCGCGAGGGCATCTGCGGATCGTGCGCGATGAACATGGACGGCAAGAACGGCCTCGCCTGCACCACCGCGATCGAGGACATCAAGGGCGACATCCGCATCACGCCGCTGCCGCACATGGATGTCATCAAGGATTTGGTTCCCGATTTCACGCATTTCTACGCGCAATATTCGTCGATCAAGCCGTGGTTGCAGACCGTCACCCCCAACCCCGGCAAGGAGCGGCTCCAGTCGCCTGAGGACCGCGAGAAGCTCGACGGCCTGTACGAGTGCATCCTGTGCGCGTGCTGCTCGACCTCGTGCCCGAGCTATTGGTGGAATTCGGACAAGTTCCTCGGGCCGGCGATCCTGTTGCAAGCGTATCGCTGGCTCGCCGACAGCCGCGACGAGATGACCGGCGAGCGGCTCGACCAGCTCGAAGATCCGTTCCGTCTGTATCGCTGCCACACGATCATGAACTGCGCGAACGTCTGCCCGAAGGGGCTGAACCCGGCCAAGGCGATCGCCGAGATCAAGAAGATGGAAGCCGAGCGCGTCCTGTAA